In the Telopea speciosissima isolate NSW1024214 ecotype Mountain lineage chromosome 2, Tspe_v1, whole genome shotgun sequence genome, one interval contains:
- the LOC122652450 gene encoding elongation factor 1-alpha: protein MGKEKVHINIVVIGHVDSGKSTTTGHLIYKLGGIDKRVIERFEKEAAEMNKRSFKYAWVLDKLKAERERGITIDIALWKFETTKYYCTVIDAPGHRDFIKNMITGTSQADCAVLIIDSTTGGFEAGISKDGQTREHALLAFTLGVKQMICCCNKMDATTPKYSKARYDEIVKEVSSYLKKVGYNPDKIPFVPISGFEGDNMIDRSTNLDWYKGPTLLDALDLISEPKRPSDKPLRLPLQDVYKIGGIGTVPVGRVETGVIKPGMVVTFGPTGLTTEVKSVEMHHEALLEALPGDNVGFNVKNVAVKDLKRGFVASDSKNDPAREAANFTSQVIIMNHPGQIGNGYAPVLDCHTSHIAVKFAEILTKIDRRSGKELEKEPKFLKNGDAGFVKMIATKPMVVETFSEYPPLGRFAVRDMRQTVAVGVIKSVEKKDPSGAKVTKSAAKKK, encoded by the exons ATGGGTAAGGAAAAGGTTCACATCAACATTGTGGTCATTGGCCACGTCGACTCTGGAAAGTCGACCACCACCGGTCATCTTATCTACAAGCTTGGAGGAATTGACAAGCGTGTGATCGAGAGGTTCGAGAAGGAAGCTGCTGAGATGAACAAAAGGTCATTCAAGTACGCCTGGGTGCTTGACAAGTTGAAGGCCGAGCGTGAACGTGGTATCACCATCGACATTGCCCTATGGAAGTTCGAAACTACCAAGTACTACTGCACTGTGATCGATGCTCCTGGGCATCGTGACTTTATCAAAAACATGATCACAGGTACCTCTCAGGCTGACTGTGCCGTCCTTATCATCGATTCCACCACTGGTGGTTTCGAAGCTGGTATTTCCAAGGACGGTCAGACCCGTGAGCATGCCTTGCTTGCTTTCACTCTTGGTGTCAAGCAGATGATCTGTTGCTGTAACAAG ATGGATGCAACGACACCGAAATACTCAAAGGCAAGGTACGATGAAATCGTGAAGGAAGTGTCTTCTTACCTGAAGAAGGTTGGTTACAACCCTGATAAAATCCCTTTCGTTCCCATCTCTGGGTTTGAAGGAGACAACATGATTGACAGATCCACCAACCTCGACTGGTACAAGGGCCCAACTCTCCTTGACGCCCTTGACTTGATCTCTGAGCCCAAAAGGCCTTCAGACAAGCCCCTCCGTCTCCCACTTCAGGATGTCTACAAGATTGGTGGTATTGGTACCGTGCCCGTGGGTCGTGTGGAGACTGGTGTGATCAAGCCCGgtatggttgtgaccttcggtCCCACTGGACTGACTACTGAAGTCAAGTCCGTTGAGATGCACCACGAGGCTCTTCTGGAAGCCCTCCCCGGTGACAACGTTGGTTTCAACGTTAAGAATGTTGCAGTGAAAGATCTCAAGCGTGGTTTTGTTGCTTCTGACTCAAAGAACGACCCAGCCAGGGAGGCAGCCAACTTCACCTCCCAGGTCATCATCATGAACCACCCAGGCCAGATCGGAAATGGATATGCCCCTGTTCTTGATTGCCACACCTCTCACATTGCTGTCAAGTTTGCTGAGATTCTCACCAAGATTGACAGGCGATCTGGTAAGGAGCTTGAGAAGGAGCCTAAGTTCTTGAAGAACGGTGATGCTGGTTTCGTGAAGATGATTGCAACCAAGCCCATGGTTGTGGAAACCTTCTCTGAGTACCCACCACTTGGTCGTTTCGCTGTGAGGGACATGCGTCAGACTGTTGCCGTTGGTGTTATCAAGAGTGTTGAGAAGAAGGACCCCAGTGGTGCCAAGGTCACCAAGTCTGCtgcaaagaaaaagtaa